One stretch of Anabrus simplex isolate iqAnaSimp1 chromosome 3, ASM4041472v1, whole genome shotgun sequence DNA includes these proteins:
- the LOC136866787 gene encoding high mobility group nucleosome-binding domain-containing protein 5-like — MGPPRNLFLCSVIVILCGLTSSHKTEFGDNGDVPDFLPPGHYDAVEDLVPEASERVVKPVKYSYRTEDFRPAPSEQSKAASEPEGDYRKVHKRPVSYSYSGPAESRPAASSSERYTHRAVAAPERNGYRSSESVPEYHRPRAVESAPEHHEYRAAESAPVRRGYKKSAEPEQEYHRHRSSESVPEHDGHREAESASVHHRYREAESEPVQHRYRAAGSNPKHHVRKIVDAEPEHHQAAESTAVHHGHRGLSSAPVHHTHRSAVAASDHQEREADLVEQHEDQASSASGHGGGGGGGGGGGGGDHGKHYEKGGGKKHEEEHHESGGHKGDKGYKGHHTYEKGEKGKHDKEGHKGHYSDHGGKKKEHHEGSGHYGEHHHGEKGEKGAKYGEKGEHKKGHSTKGEHNVHKKDEYEKKHEFYDEHHEGGEHSKHGEYGSEHEAHEGGHKKGGHHHGGYHDDHHGKKGHHEKGDHYHDHKGHKAAEGHEEHHGHHEDYGKKGGHDEGKKWGYSDGSGGGGGGGGGGGKHR; from the coding sequence ATGGGGCCGCCTAGGAACCTATTCTTGTGCAGTGTAATAGTAATACTATGTGGTTTAACATCATCTCATAAAACTGAATTCGGGGACAATGGAGACGTGCCGGATTTTCTCCCACCAGGACATTACGATGCAGTAGAAGACTTGGTACCTGAAGCCAGTGAACGAGTGGTAAAGCCAGTAAAATACTCTTACCGCACAGAAGACTTTAGGCCTGCTCCATCCGAGCAGAGCAAAGCTGCGAGTGAGCCTGAAGGGGATTACAGGAAAGTGCATAAGAGACCTGTTTCCTACTCCTACAGCGGGCCTGCAGAATCGAGGCCAGCGGCTTCTAGTTCGGAGCGCTACACACACAGGGCAGTAGCGGCCCCAGAGCGTAATGGATATAGGTCATCCGAATCAGTACCAGAGTATCATCGGCCCAGGGCAGTAGAATCAGCACCAGAACATCATGAATATAGAGCAGCTGAATCCGCTCCTGTGCGACGGGGATACAAGAAATCTGCCGAACCAGAACAAGAATATCATAGACACAGGTCATCCGAATCTGTTCCAGAACATGATGGTCACAGAGAAGCCGAGTCCGCCTCAGTGCATCATAGGTACAGAGAAGCTGAGTCAGAACCAGTTCAACATCGCTATAGAGCAGCAGGATCAAACCCGAAGCATCATGTCAGGAAGATTGTTGATGCAGAGCCCGAACATCATCAAGCAGCTGAATCCACCGCAGTGCATCACGGACACAGGGGCTTATCATCAGCTCCAGTGCATCACACACATAGGTCGGCAGTAGCTGCATCAGATCATCAGGAACGCGAGGCAGATCTGGTGGAACAACACGAGGATCAGGCATCTTCCGCATCTGGTCATGGAggcggtggaggtggaggtggaggtggaggaggcggagACCACGGAAAACATTACGAGAAAGGTGGTGGTAAGAAACATGAAGAAGAACATCATGAAAGTGGAGGACATAAGGGTGATAAGGGATATAAGGGACACCATACATACGAAAAGGGGGAGAAAGGTAAACATGATAAGGAAGGCCACAAAGGACATTACAGTGATCATGGTGGAAAGAAGAAAGAGCACCACGAGGGTAGCGGACATTATGGTGAACACCATCATGGAGAAAAGGGTGAGAAGGGTGCCAAGTACGGTGAGAAGggtgagcacaagaagggccacaGTACCAAGGGCGAACACAACGTGCACAAGAAGGATGAGTATGAGAAGAAACACGAATTCTACGATGAGCATCATGAAGGTGGAGAGCACTCCAAGCACGGCGAGTACGGCTCCGAGCATGAGGCTCATGAGGGTGGACATAAGAAAGGTGGGCACCATCATGGAGGGTACCACGATGACCACCACGGTAAGAAGGGTCATCACGAGAAGGGGGATCATTATCACGATCACAAAGGTCACAAAGCCGCTGAGGGTCACGAGGAACATCATGGACACCATGAAGATTACGGTAAGAAAGGAGGACACGACGAGGGCAAGAAGTGGGGATACAGTGATGGCAGCGGTGgaggcggcggtggtggtggtggaggaggaaaACACCGCTAG